One Pyrus communis chromosome 4, drPyrComm1.1, whole genome shotgun sequence genomic region harbors:
- the LOC137732398 gene encoding uncharacterized protein, producing the protein MMQLMKSGDLPPELHTMPCTEKVPVKLEIEDSLEEEHGPLNKRPKPSPAFQERIVGDNAFSVQPSQYNPLDEPSPLGLRLRKSPSLLELIQMKLAQGSASAAGATESKNLNSGVKKECKANAPLGTVDKLKASNFPASLLRIGGWEYKSRYEGDLVAKCYFAKHKLVWEVLEGGLKSKLEIQWSDIMALKANCPDDGPGTFTVVLARQPLFFRETNPQPRKHTLWQATADFTGGQASSYREHFLECPQGLLNKHFEKLIQCDTRLCVLSQQPEIVLKSPYFEPCSSAFEDPGECKGHGFGQLGNGPNGKGSSVAGFQDIASPSASQSSSLNIDQQDTASMAFEYQSREAPSPSSVMDTRAMEGNGSSEAVNSREDRNWEQIKVPGLHSSMSMSDLMSHIGNCISEQMTSGNPPSANQQSEYQDMLEDIAQYLLSDTQFTTASDEKSLMSRVDSLCCLLQKDPAAAHTQVDGDSYVEGSGSGRDVQPNHTPDNKSGAVIKDPEDGVSDRKKAPGMSRKDSFAELLFHLPRIASLPSLPKVLFNISEEDCKSQAS; encoded by the exons ATGATGCAGTTGATGAAATCGGGAGATCTCCCACCAGAACTCCATACGATGCCGTGTACAGAAAAGGTACCGGTGAAGTTGGAGATTGAAGACTCTTTAGAAGAGGAGCATGGTCCGCTCAACAAACGTCCTAAACCCTCTCCTGCTTTTCAAGAG AGGATTGTTGGGGATAATGCATTTTCTGTTCAACCGTCACAATACAATCCACTTGATGAGCCTAGCCCCTTGGGTTTAAGGCTGAGAAAGAGCCCATCCTTATTAGAGTTAATTCAAATGAAGCTTGCTCAAGGGAGTGCTTCTGCAGCTGGAGCGACAGAGAGCAAAAATCTTAACTCTGGAGTTAAAAAGGAATGTAAAGCAAATGCTCCTTTAGGGACGGTGGATAAGCTGAAGGCTTCGAATTTTCCAGCTTCACTTTTAAGGATTGGGGGTTGGGAG TATAAATCAAGATATGAGGGAGATTTAGTGGCGAAGTGTTACTTTGCTAAGCATAAGCTTGTTTGGGAAGTTCTCGAAGGTGGTCTCAAGAGTAAACTAGAAATCCAGTGGTCAGATATTATGGCTCTGAAAGCAAATTGTCCTGATGATGGACCTGGTACTTTTACTGTTGTG TTGGCTAGACAACCCCTTTTCTTCCGGGAGACTAACCCTCAACCTAGAAAGCACACATTGTGGCAGGCAACAGCAGATTTTACTGGTGGACAAGCTAGCAGTTATAG GGAACATTTTCTGGAATGCCCGCAAGGATTATTAAACAAACATTTTGAAAAGCTTATCCAGTGTGACACACGACTTTGTGTCTTAAGCCAGCAGCCAGAGATTGTTTTGAAATCACCATATTTTGAACCATGCTCTTCTGCTTTTGAAGATCCAGGCGAATGCAAAGGTCATGGTTTTGGTCAACTGGGGAATGGACCAAATGGTAAAGGTTCGTCTGTTGCTGGTTTTCAAGATATAGCATCACCATCTGCAAGCCAGTCATCTTCTTTGAATATTGACCAGCAGGATACAGCTTCTATGGCATTCGAATATCAGTCCAGAGAAGCGCCTTCCCCCAGCTCAG TTATGGATACTCGTGCAATGGAAGGAAATGGCAGTTCAGAAGCTGTTAATTCCAGGGAGGACAGAAATTGGGAGCAAATAAAAGTCCCTGGGCTTCACTCATCAATGTCGATGAGTGATCTTATGAGTCACATTGGAAACTGTATTTCAGAACAAATGACTTCTGGAAATCCGCCTTCTGCCAATCAGCAGTCAGAATACCAGGACATGTTAGAGGACATTGCACAATACCTGCTGAGCGACACTCAATTTACAACAGCTTCAGATGAGAAATCGCTCATGTCAAGGGTCGATTCTCTTTGTTGCCTGCTGCAGAAGGACCCTGCTGCAGCTCATACACAGGTTGATGGTGATAGTTACGTTGAAGGATCAGGTAGTGGAAGGGATGTTCAACCCAATCACACTCCTGATAATAAATCTGGAGCTGTTATCAAGGACCCTGAAGACGGTGTTTCCGACAGGAAGAAGGCACCAGGAATGTCAAGAAAAGACTCCTTTGCGGAATTGCTGTTTCATCTGCCTCGGATTGCCTCACTTCCCTCACTTCCGAAAGTCTTGTTTAACATTTCCGAAGAAGATTGCAAGAGTCAAGCTAGCTAG